A window of Populus trichocarpa isolate Nisqually-1 chromosome 17, P.trichocarpa_v4.1, whole genome shotgun sequence genomic DNA:
TTGAATTTACAAATCATATGCTTTTAAATATGAGTACACATTAAAAGTGCAGCCTTTAATTTATAGAGTACACATTATAGAGTTGATATAGAGATTTGTGTAGTTACTATTGACAAATATAAACTTGGTTTTTAATAATCACCCGTTTAATGTTTCTTTATGCGTTATTATTGTTGATTCCCACTACAGACTTGctctaaatcaaacaaacaaatatatttataaaaaacttgacctttcttttttcattatctcCAATATTTCTccttaatttgtaaaaaaaataataataatctcttcATTCCTTCCTCGTATCTATCAAATCTTCAAAAGGGTTTGTTTCTAAGTTGGATTTTGTTACCATGGATGAAGAGTATGATGTGACTATTCCAGGAACCGGTCTCAAGGAATGCATTCTCAGTATAACACTAATGTTCTTTATTCTCCTCATCATCACCTTTAGCAGTTAAAGATTATCTTCTGCTTGCTTTCAAAATAGGGCATAAATGCAAAGAATCTCACTGATAAAAAGTCTTGTGGATGCATATTCCTGTCCTCTCCCCcactgaaattgaaataaaattaagcaaGACATGGCATGGCAGCTTCAACTCAAGCTAAATTCGTATATATTACTACATGTTTCAACAGCTCCACCTCATTTCCTTTACCTTAAGGAAATATGGGAACCCTTGATTCATAAATGCATATATACACAACCACACATGATCTGTATCTTAAAACCTGTGAATTTCTTGAATCAACAAGCAAATATTAACCACGTACAAGCCAAGATGaaggttttatttgaaaaatataacgaCTGCAAATCCATTAAATTTTGTTGGAAAATCCTCCATCTTTCGGATTCAATCAGGAAAAGGTAACCTGCAAGACAATTTCGGAGTTGCATTCAGACTACTGGTTAATTTCCTGAATACCAAGAGACTATTTGACATTGATTTACACTCTaccatgcaagaaaaatgaGTGTAACAAGCGAGCCTACCCCAGTGTAAGAAAAGAACAAGAGTTGTCGTAGTCCTGACGAGGATAAGCTGAGTTGCTGCTGATATTGGTCACCATAGAATCTGATGACTGGCCTTGTTCGAGCAAATGCCCTTGTCCctttgataaattcattaacTGCCGAATAAAATATGAACTCAAAGTGAGAGGGAGTAACAAGGAGGagctcaaaattaataataggtCTCATAGTCTCACTCTCTGCGTCAATCGCTGGTTCTCTTCTATTAATTGCTGCTCCTGCAAATTAAccaaaaataaggaaaattgCATCACAGAGAGTACTGATCATGATAATCATATGGGGCTTCATGTACAGTAATTTTCACAAACTTtgcatgaatattttattttttctcattgttaAAAGTAGTGAAGTGACCTTGGACTTGAGAGCATCGACCTCCTTTAGAATTTTTTCTCCCTGAAACACATTGAAGTAGTTGAAACATGTGTGTGAGGTACTGAACAAAGTCTTCCGCGTATATATACAGGACAGAACTATCTACAAGAATTAAGACAAGACAAGAGTGCTGCATGAATTACCTTTGTTTCCATGACACGACACAAGCTtccttcaattaatttttctaatttttctaattcttcCATGTTCAGTCCCTGCAGGTCTTCTCCCCTTGTTCGCCTGTCATCAGTGGATCATCATATGTATCAGCATTGCAAATTGGAATGTGATCTATTGCGGCAACAAGTTATTGATCCTGAGATTTTACCTCAGTTCACGGGTTTTCTCTGCTATTTCCTTGTTCAACATGGCATGCACAGCACTATCAAGCTAAAAGGACGAAACGAATATTGCCTTTATTAA
This region includes:
- the LOC18107036 gene encoding MADS-box protein JOINTLESS is translated as MTRKKIPIKKIDNTTARQVSFSKRRRGLFKKACELSILCDAEIALMVFSATGKFFEYSNSSIGQVIERRNLHPKNLDKFSQPSVELQLDSAVHAMLNKEIAEKTRELRRTRGEDLQGLNMEELEKLEKLIEGSLCRVMETKGEKILKEVDALKSKEQQLIEENQRLTQRLMNLSKGQGHLLEQGQSSDSMVTNISSNSAYPRQDYDNSCSFLTLGLPFPD